Proteins from a single region of Diaphorobacter limosus:
- the dnaN gene encoding DNA polymerase III subunit beta: MIVLKATQDKVLAVLQSVSGIVERRHTLPILANVLIRKTGNALQLTTSDLEIQIRTTAELGGDTGDFTTTVGARKLIDILKTMPGDQTVSLENNQSKLILKGGKSRFTLQTLPAEDFPLVQEAANFGPAFSVPQKTLKTLLSQVSFAMAVQDIRYYLNGILFVAEGKKLTLVATDGHRLAFSSADLEVEVPKQEVILPRKTVLELQRLLSDADGAIEMQFAGNQAKFSFGGMEFVTKLVEGKFPDYNRVIPRNHHNIITLGRAPLLASLQRTAIMTSEKFKGVRLNIEPGSLRVASNNAEQEEAQDELDIDYGGDNIEIGFNVTYLLDVLANMGQDMVKLELADGNSSVVFGIPDNPHFKYVVMPMRI; this comes from the coding sequence ATGATTGTCCTGAAGGCCACACAAGACAAGGTACTCGCCGTTCTGCAATCCGTGTCCGGCATCGTCGAGCGCCGGCATACCCTGCCCATATTGGCCAATGTGCTGATCCGCAAGACGGGCAACGCCCTGCAGCTCACCACCAGCGACCTGGAGATACAGATCCGCACCACGGCCGAGCTCGGCGGCGACACGGGCGACTTCACGACCACCGTGGGCGCACGCAAGCTCATCGACATCCTGAAGACCATGCCCGGCGACCAGACGGTGAGCCTGGAGAACAACCAGTCCAAGCTGATTCTGAAGGGTGGCAAGAGCCGCTTCACGCTGCAAACCCTGCCGGCCGAGGACTTCCCGCTGGTGCAGGAGGCCGCCAACTTCGGCCCCGCCTTCAGCGTGCCGCAAAAGACGCTCAAGACGCTGCTGTCCCAGGTGTCGTTTGCCATGGCGGTGCAGGACATTCGCTACTACCTGAACGGCATCCTGTTCGTGGCCGAGGGCAAAAAGCTCACCCTGGTGGCCACCGACGGTCACCGCCTGGCGTTCTCCAGCGCCGACCTGGAGGTCGAGGTGCCCAAGCAGGAGGTGATCCTGCCGCGCAAGACGGTGCTGGAGCTGCAGCGCCTGCTGTCCGATGCCGACGGCGCCATCGAGATGCAGTTTGCCGGCAACCAGGCCAAGTTCAGCTTTGGCGGCATGGAGTTCGTCACCAAGCTGGTGGAGGGCAAGTTCCCCGACTACAACCGCGTGATTCCGCGCAACCACCACAACATCATCACGCTGGGGCGCGCGCCGCTCCTGGCCAGCCTGCAGCGCACGGCCATCATGACCAGCGAGAAGTTCAAGGGCGTGCGCCTGAACATCGAGCCGGGCAGCCTGCGCGTGGCCTCCAACAACGCCGAGCAGGAAGAGGCCCAGGACGAGCTCGACATCGACTACGGCGGCGACAACATCGAAATCGGCTTCAACGTCACCTATCTTCTGGACGTGCTGGCCAACATGGGCCAGGACATGGTGAAGCTGGAGCTGGCCGACGGCAACAGCTCGGTCGTGTTCGGCATTCCCGACAACCCGCATTTCAAGTATGTCGTGATGCCGATGCGCATCTGA
- the dnaA gene encoding chromosomal replication initiator protein DnaA gives MNEGLHSPSHDIDNASAGQALWQACTEQLAQDLPEQQFNTWIKPLTAQVAPDFSKVTLLVANRFKLDWIRAQYAGRISALLEGLYGQPVTLELALAQRESVARNYVRPAASQATEAAGNAPAAPAAEEAPNGSFRTRLNPALTFETLVEGTANRMARSAAMHVAGSPGHLYNPLFIYGGVGLGKTHLVHAVGNQLLKDRPDAKVLYIHAEQFVSDVVKSYQRRTFDDFKERYHSLDLLLIDDVQFFANKDRTQEEFFNAFEALLAKKSHIVMTSDTYPKGLANIHERLVSRFDSGLTVAIEPPELEMRVAILINKARAEHAEMPEEVAFFVAKNVRSNVRELEGALRKILAYSRFNQKEVSIQLAREALRDLLSIQNRQISVENIQKTVADYYKIKVADMYSKKRPASIARPRQIAMYLAKELTQKSLPEIGELFGGRDHTTVLHAVRKMGAERQTNTELNQQLHVLEQTLKG, from the coding sequence ATGAACGAGGGACTGCATTCTCCCAGCCACGATATCGACAACGCCAGCGCCGGCCAGGCCTTGTGGCAGGCCTGCACCGAACAGCTGGCCCAAGACCTGCCCGAGCAGCAGTTCAACACCTGGATCAAACCTCTGACGGCCCAGGTTGCACCCGATTTCTCCAAGGTGACACTACTGGTCGCCAACCGCTTCAAGCTCGACTGGATCCGCGCCCAGTACGCCGGCCGCATCTCTGCCCTGCTGGAGGGTTTGTATGGCCAGCCAGTCACCTTGGAGTTAGCACTCGCTCAGCGCGAATCCGTTGCCAGGAATTATGTTCGACCAGCCGCTTCGCAGGCAACCGAGGCCGCCGGCAACGCCCCCGCGGCCCCTGCGGCGGAGGAGGCACCGAACGGCAGCTTTCGCACGCGCCTGAACCCCGCACTGACCTTCGAGACCCTGGTCGAGGGCACGGCCAACCGCATGGCGCGCTCGGCCGCGATGCATGTGGCGGGCTCGCCCGGCCATTTGTACAACCCGCTGTTCATCTACGGCGGCGTGGGCCTGGGCAAGACCCATCTGGTGCACGCCGTGGGCAACCAGCTGCTCAAGGACAGGCCCGACGCCAAGGTTCTCTACATCCATGCCGAGCAATTCGTCTCGGATGTGGTCAAGTCCTACCAAAGGCGCACCTTTGACGATTTCAAGGAACGCTACCACTCGCTGGATCTGCTGCTGATCGACGACGTGCAGTTCTTCGCCAACAAGGACCGCACGCAGGAAGAATTCTTCAACGCCTTCGAGGCGCTGCTGGCCAAGAAGAGCCACATCGTCATGACCAGCGACACCTACCCAAAGGGCCTGGCCAACATCCACGAGCGCCTGGTCTCGCGCTTCGACTCGGGCCTGACGGTGGCCATAGAGCCGCCCGAGCTGGAGATGCGCGTGGCCATCCTGATCAACAAGGCGCGCGCCGAGCATGCCGAGATGCCCGAGGAGGTCGCCTTCTTCGTCGCCAAGAACGTGCGCTCCAACGTGCGCGAGCTCGAGGGCGCGCTGCGCAAGATCCTGGCCTACAGCCGCTTCAACCAGAAGGAGGTCTCGATCCAGCTGGCGCGCGAGGCGCTGCGCGACCTGCTCAGCATCCAGAACCGTCAGATCAGCGTCGAGAACATCCAGAAGACGGTGGCCGACTACTACAAGATCAAGGTCGCCGACATGTACAGTAAGAAGCGTCCGGCCAGCATTGCCCGGCCGCGCCAGATCGCCATGTACCTGGCCAAGGAGCTGACGCAAAAAAGCCTGCCCGAGATCGGTGAGCTGTTTGGCGGCAGAGACCACACCACGGTACTGCACGCCGTGCGCAAGATGGGCGCCGAGCGCCAGACCAACACCGAGCTCAACCAGCAACTGCATGTGCTGGAGCAGACGCTCAAGGGCTGA
- the gyrB gene encoding DNA topoisomerase (ATP-hydrolyzing) subunit B — protein MTDANQPDPQTPAPAATDTGGYGEGAIQILEGLEAVRKRPGMYIGDTSDGTGLHHLVFEVVDNSIDEALAGHCDDIVVTIHTDNSISVVDNGRGIPTGVKMDDKHEPKRSAAEIALTELHAGGKFNQNSYKVSGGLHGVGVSCVNALSKWLRLTVRREGKVHQILFARGFVQDRLIEVVDGFETSPMKVTGPTEKRGTEVRFLPDTEIFKENHEFHYEILAKRLRELSFLNNGVRIRLIDERSGKEDDFAGSGGVMGFVKFINTNKKVLHPTAFHASGTRPAESYGGIPGTEIGVEVAMQWNDGYNEQVLCFTNNIPQRDGGTHLTGLRAAMTRVIGKYIEQNELAKKAKVEVTGDDMREGLCCVLSVKVPEPKFSSQTKDKLVSSEVRAPVEDIVGKLLTEYLEEKPQDAKILCGKIVEAARAREAARKAREMTRRKGVLDGMGLPGKLADCQEKDPALCEIYIVEGDSAGGSAKQGRDRKFQAILPLRGKILNVEKARYEKLLSSQEIITLITALGTGIGKSSEDDFSGKGKSGADDFDAAKLRYHRIIIMTDADVDGAHIRTLLLTFFYRQMPELVERGHIYIAQPPLYKVKNGKEELYLKDAAALDGFLLRVALNNASVSTGGEAARVLSGEELAALARTHQHAEHVITRLSAFMDAEALRAAADGVAFRLDTLEDAQASAIELQAKLRELNVNGVPADVTGEIDPRSDKPVLRISRHHHGNIKSSLITQDFVAGDDYATLAEAANSFRGLIQEGAKVTRGEGDKAKEEKVSDFREAMAWLISEAERTTARQRYKGLGEMNPEQLWETTMDPAVRRLLRVQIDDAIEADRVFTMLMGDEVEPRRDFIETNALRAGNIDV, from the coding sequence ATGACCGACGCGAACCAGCCCGATCCACAGACCCCCGCTCCCGCAGCCACCGACACCGGCGGCTACGGCGAAGGCGCCATCCAGATCCTGGAGGGCCTGGAGGCCGTGCGCAAGCGCCCGGGCATGTACATCGGCGACACGTCCGATGGCACCGGCCTGCACCACCTGGTTTTTGAAGTGGTGGACAACTCCATCGACGAGGCCCTGGCCGGGCATTGCGACGACATCGTCGTCACCATCCACACCGACAACTCCATCAGCGTGGTGGACAACGGCCGCGGCATTCCCACCGGCGTGAAGATGGACGACAAGCACGAGCCCAAGCGCTCGGCCGCCGAGATCGCGCTGACCGAGCTGCACGCCGGCGGCAAGTTCAACCAGAACAGCTACAAGGTCTCGGGCGGCCTGCACGGTGTGGGCGTGTCCTGCGTCAACGCCCTGTCCAAATGGCTGCGCCTGACGGTGCGCCGCGAGGGCAAGGTGCACCAGATTCTGTTTGCGCGCGGCTTCGTGCAGGACCGACTGATCGAAGTCGTCGATGGCTTCGAGACCTCGCCCATGAAGGTCACGGGCCCCACGGAAAAGCGCGGCACCGAGGTGCGCTTTTTGCCGGATACCGAAATCTTCAAGGAGAACCACGAGTTTCACTACGAGATCCTGGCCAAGCGCCTGCGCGAGTTGTCCTTCCTGAACAACGGCGTGCGCATCCGCCTGATCGACGAGCGCAGCGGCAAGGAAGACGACTTTGCCGGCAGCGGCGGCGTGATGGGCTTCGTCAAGTTCATCAACACCAACAAGAAAGTGCTGCACCCCACGGCCTTCCATGCCAGCGGCACGCGTCCGGCCGAGAGCTACGGCGGCATCCCCGGCACCGAGATCGGCGTCGAAGTGGCCATGCAGTGGAACGACGGCTACAACGAGCAGGTCCTCTGCTTCACCAACAACATCCCGCAGCGTGACGGCGGCACCCACCTGACCGGCCTGCGCGCCGCCATGACGCGCGTGATCGGCAAGTACATCGAGCAAAACGAATTGGCCAAGAAGGCCAAGGTCGAGGTTACCGGCGACGACATGCGCGAGGGCCTGTGCTGCGTCTTGAGCGTGAAGGTGCCCGAGCCCAAGTTCAGCAGCCAGACCAAGGACAAGCTGGTCAGCTCAGAAGTGCGCGCGCCGGTCGAGGACATCGTCGGCAAGCTGCTGACCGAGTACCTGGAGGAAAAGCCCCAGGACGCCAAAATTCTGTGCGGCAAGATCGTCGAGGCCGCGCGCGCCCGCGAGGCCGCGCGCAAGGCGCGCGAGATGACGCGGCGCAAGGGCGTCTTGGACGGCATGGGCCTGCCCGGCAAGCTGGCCGACTGCCAGGAAAAAGACCCGGCGCTGTGCGAGATCTACATCGTCGAGGGCGACTCCGCCGGTGGCAGCGCCAAGCAGGGGCGCGACCGCAAGTTCCAGGCCATCCTGCCGCTGCGCGGCAAGATTTTGAACGTGGAAAAAGCGCGCTACGAAAAGCTCTTGTCCAGCCAGGAAATCATCACTCTGATCACCGCCCTGGGCACCGGTATCGGCAAATCCAGCGAGGACGACTTCAGCGGCAAGGGCAAGAGCGGCGCCGACGACTTCGACGCCGCCAAGCTGCGCTACCACCGCATCATCATCATGACCGACGCCGACGTGGACGGCGCCCACATCCGCACCCTGCTGCTGACCTTCTTCTACCGCCAGATGCCCGAGCTGGTCGAGCGCGGCCATATCTACATCGCCCAGCCGCCGCTGTACAAGGTGAAGAACGGCAAGGAAGAGCTGTACCTGAAGGACGCCGCGGCGCTGGACGGCTTTCTGCTGCGCGTGGCGCTGAACAACGCCAGCGTCAGCACCGGCGGCGAGGCGGCTCGCGTGCTGAGCGGCGAGGAGCTGGCCGCCCTGGCACGCACGCACCAGCATGCCGAGCATGTCATCACCCGCCTGTCCGCCTTCATGGATGCCGAGGCCCTGCGCGCCGCCGCCGACGGCGTGGCCTTCCGCCTCGACACCCTGGAAGATGCCCAGGCCAGCGCCATAGAGCTGCAGGCCAAGCTGCGCGAGCTCAACGTCAACGGCGTGCCCGCCGACGTGACCGGCGAGATCGACCCGCGCAGCGACAAGCCCGTGCTGCGCATCAGCCGCCACCACCACGGCAACATCAAGAGCAGCCTGATCACGCAGGACTTTGTCGCCGGCGACGACTACGCCACCCTGGCCGAGGCCGCCAACAGCTTCCGCGGCCTGATCCAGGAGGGCGCCAAGGTCACGCGCGGCGAGGGCGACAAGGCCAAGGAAGAAAAGGTGAGCGACTTCCGCGAAGCCATGGCCTGGCTGATCAGCGAAGCCGAACGCACCACGGCCCGCCAGCGCTACAAGGGCCTGGGCGAGATGAACCCCGAGCAGCTCTGGGAAACCACCATGGACCCGGCCGTGCGGCGCCTGCTGCGCGTGCAGATCGACGACGCCATCGAGGCCGACCGCGTATTCACCATGCTGATGGGTGACGAGGTGGAGCCGCGGCGCGACTTCATCGAGACGAATGCGCTCAGGGCGGGGAACATCGATGTGTGA
- the rpmH gene encoding 50S ribosomal protein L34, producing MKRTYQPSKTRRARTHGFLVRMKTKGGRAVINARRAKGRKRLAV from the coding sequence ATGAAACGTACTTACCAGCCTTCCAAGACCCGCCGCGCCCGCACCCATGGTTTCCTGGTGCGCATGAAGACCAAGGGTGGCCGCGCCGTCATCAACGCCCGCCGCGCCAAGGGCCGCAAGCGCCTGGCCGTCTAA